CAAATCTTTTTTCGCCGCTTCCAATGTCTTAATCTGCTTTTTCATCGAATTAACACGAACAATATTCAAGCAGAAGAAAATCAAGCAACCAATCAACACCGATCCCAAAATAATTAAAATCAGCGGCCAACTCGCCTTCGCAAATAAGAAATTCACCTCAACAGAATCCACATTTATGATCGCAAAAATTGCAATTACAATCGCTAACACAATCCCAACTATTACTTGCCATTGTACTTTCATTCTAAAAATCCCCTCTCGTAT
The sequence above is drawn from the Listeria weihenstephanensis genome and encodes:
- a CDS encoding LapA family protein, with amino-acid sequence MKVQWQVIVGIVLAIVIAIFAIINVDSVEVNFLFAKASWPLILIILGSVLIGCLIFFCLNIVRVNSMKKQIKTLEAAKKDLERNLAAEKSRKVKVSEVKVADEAPKPTV